The following are from one region of the Anguilla rostrata isolate EN2019 chromosome 7, ASM1855537v3, whole genome shotgun sequence genome:
- the LOC135259828 gene encoding protein mab-21-like 2 has product MIAAQAKLVYQLNKYYNERCQTRKAAIAKTIREVCKVVSDVLKEVEVQEPRFISSLSEIEARYEGMEVISPNEFEVVLYLNQMGVFNFVDDGSLPGCAVLKLSDGRKRSMSLWVEFITASGYLSARKIRSRFQTLVAQAVDKCSYRDVVKMVADTSEVKLRIRERYVVKITPAFKCTGIWPRSAAQWPMPHIPWPGPNRVAEVKAEGFNLLSKECYSLTGKQSSAESDAWVLQFSEAENRLLMAGCRKKCLSVLKTLRDRHLELPGQPLDNYHMKTLLLYECEKHPRETDWDESCLGDRLNGILLQLISCLQCRRCPHYFLPNLDLFQGKPHSALEAAAKQTWRLAREILTNAKSLDKL; this is encoded by the coding sequence ATGATAGCTGCGCAAGCAAAGCTTGTTTACCAGCTCAACAAATACTACAACGAGAGATGTCAAACTCGCAAAGCGGCCATCGCCAAGACTATCAGGGAAGTGTGTAAGGTGGTGTCGGACGTCCTGAAGGAGGTTGAAGTCCAGGAGCCCCGTTTCATCAGCTCCTTAAGTGAGATTGAGGCGCGCTATGAGGGGATGGAGGTGATCTCCCCCAACGAATTCGAGGTGGTGCTTTACCTGAACCAGATGGGCGTTTTCAATTTTGTGGATGACGGATCTTTGCCGGGGTGTGCTGTGTTGAAGCTGAGTGACGGACGCAAGAGGAGCATGTCCCTGTGGGTCGAATTTATCACGGCCTCCGGCTACCTCTCCGCTCGAAAGATCAGATCGAGGTTTCAGACTCTGGTGGCGCAAGCCGTGGACAAATGTAGTTACCGTGACGTGGTTAAGATGGTAGCGGACACCAGCGAGGTGAAACTCAGGATTCGGGAGAGGTACGTGGTGAAGATAACGCCAGCTTTCAAATGCACAGGCATCTGGCCTAGAAGCGCGGCGCAGTGGCCCATGCCCCACATTCCCTGGCCCGGTCCTAATCGGGTAGCAGAAGTCAAAGCTGAGGGCTTCAATCTCCTTTCTAAAGAGTGCTATTCGTTAACCGGGAAACAGAGCTCAGCGGAAAGTGACGCCTGGGTCTTGCAGTTCAGCGAAGCTGAAAACAGACTGCTGATGGCGGGCTGCAGAAAGAAATGTCTTTCCGTCCTGAAGACTCTGCGCGATCGACACCTAGAGCTTCCGGGCCAGCCTCTAGACAACTACCACATGAAAACATTGCTTCTGTACGAGTGCGAGAAACACCCGAGGGAGACTGACTGGGATGAGTCCTGTCTGGGTGACCGACTGAATGGAATTCTTCTCCAGCTTATCTCGTGTTTGCAGTGCAGGAGATGCCCCCATTACTTCTTACCAAACTTGGACCTGTTTCAGGGCAAACCTCATTCCGCCTTGGAAGCGGCGGCAAAACAGACGTGGAGACTGGCGAGAGAAATTCTAACGAATGCGAAAAGTTTGGACAAATTGTAG